The following coding sequences lie in one Apium graveolens cultivar Ventura chromosome 1, ASM990537v1, whole genome shotgun sequence genomic window:
- the LOC141667793 gene encoding zinc finger protein ZOP1, with protein MTEYWVSQGNKWCDFCKIFISSNPISIKNHELGQRHKDAVAKKITTMREDKAAKDKEVKEAARSLEQIEAKAQRSYQKDISTFKEARNSNAQALISQEDGQGAAKGSTISADWEFDSATGYYYDQRNGCHYDPNSGFYYTDAIGKWVTTHEEALSASQSAPAASINQKSMFKKPQLSSDNKTDVKNRTSSPASVNPTRTAKGAAPSSLMVNKRKRQDKPKAISAEEAAALKAREAARKRVEDREKSLLGLYKH; from the exons TATTGGGTCAGCCAGGGTAACAAATGGTGTGATTTCTGCAAAATCTTCATATCCAGCAATCCTATCAGCATTAAAAATCATGAGCTCGGCCAACGTCATAAAGATGCTGTTGCCAAGAAGATTACCACCATGAGAGAAGATAAAGCTGCTAAGGATAAAGAAGTGAAAGAAGCTGCTCGTTCACTCGAACAGATTGAAGCG AAAGCTCAGCGGAGCTATCAGAAGGACATATCAACTTTTAAAGAGGCCAGAAATTCAAATGCACAAGCATTAATCTCTCAAGAGGATGGTCAGGGGGCCGCCAAGGGATCTACGATTTCTGCAG ATTGGGAGTTTGATAGCGCTACAGGCTATTATTACGATCAAAGAAATGGTTGTCACTATGATCCAAATTCTGGATTCTATTACACTGATGCTATAG GCAAGTGGGTTACAACACATGAAGAGGCACTTTCAGCATCTCAAAGTGCTCCTGCTGCATCTATCAATCAGAAATCTATGTTTAAAAAACCACAACTATCTTCTGACAataaaactgatgttaaaaatCGAACCAGTTCCCCAGCGTCCGTGAACCCTACAAGAACTGCAAAAGGAGCTGCCCCTTCGTCTCTCATGGTTAACAAGAGGAAAAGGCAAGATAAGCCTAAGGCTATATCTGCAGAGGAAGCTGCTGCGCTCAAGGCAAGAGAGGCTGCAAGAAAGAGAGTTGAAGATAGAGAAAAGTCATTGCTTGGTCTCTATAAGCACTGA
- the LOC141721084 gene encoding uncharacterized protein LOC141721084: MEVMKPSHSPPGNDQGEFNFTSTSTSPYVTAPSSPTRFGNYIFTTAPATPTRAAHDLTPNSGTTFAGTSSAIPFNWEEKPGTPKSVNSTPYDTDQDDDFAFDFSGYLDKPSLIAADELFSGGKIMPLKLKLPPRLNNLEMQVQLESPKSPRERIKKALSLPLSPRKKNDDFDPFAAAMEETRRPEKTPATNWYKKWKLKNLLLFRSASEGHKEKYTLLKKSGNYNKDSKNWSFRSVDNEGGGSVGTRKMSAHEWHYTVNRSAAEEMRKKTYLPYKQGFFGCLGFRVSGVHEISNRGIVSAMTRE; the protein is encoded by the coding sequence ATGGAAGTGATGAAACCTTCACATTCACCACCGGGAAATGATCAAGGAGAATTCAACTTCACAAGCACCTCCACTTCACCATACGTAACTGCCCCTTCAAGTCCAACACGTTTCGGCAACTACATCTTCACTACTGCCCCCGCCACTCCCACACGCGCCGCCCATGATCTCACCCCAAACTCCGGCACCACCTTTGCCGGAACTTCATCGGCTATACCTTTTAATTGGGAAGAAAAACCCGGGACTCCAAAATCAGTTAATTCTACTCCGTATGATACCGATCAAGATGATGATTTTGCATTCGATTTTAGTGGCTACTTGGATAAACCATCGCTCATTGCCGCCGACGAGCTTTTCTCTGGCGGAAAGATCATGCCGTTGAAACTCAAACTCCCTCCGAGATTAAATAATCTCGAAATGCAAGTTCAGTTAGAGTCACCGAAATCACCTAGAGAAAGAATTAAAAAGGCTCTTTCGCTCCCGCTTTCGCCACGCAAGAAAAACGATGATTTCGATCCGTTTGCAGCGGCAATGGAAGAAACACGACGGCCGGAGAAGACTCCGGCGACCAATTGGTACAAGAAATGGAAGCTAAAAAATTTGTTATTGTTTCGTAGTGCCTCAGAGGGTCATAAAGAAAAATATACATTACTTAAGAAAAGTGGTAACTATAATAAAGATTCGAAGAATTGGAGCTTTCGATCGGTGGATAACGAGGGTGGGGGATCGGTGGGGACTAGGAAGATGTCGGCGCATGAATGGCATTACACGGTGAACAGATCGGCGGCGGAAGAGATGAGAAAGAAGACATACTTGCCATACAAGCAAGGGTTTTTTGGTTGTTTGGGATTTAGGGTTTCTGGTGTTCACGAAATTTCTAACAGGGGTATTGTTTCTGCAATGACACGTGAATAG